Genomic DNA from Candidatus Koribacter versatilis Ellin345:
GAGGTCCGGATGCCAACGCTTAGTCAGTTTCCGATAGGCCTGCTTTACTTGCTGGGCGGAAGCGGTTTGTGGCAGGCCGAGCACTTCGTAGGCCCGCTGTAGCCGCGCAAGTTGTTCCGGATCGAGAGCCATACCGCAAACGAATCCTACTACCAAGTTTCGATTACGAAGCAGTAATAAACCTTGTGGCTGAGGCGTACGGTTCCGCGCTCACGACGTCCACGATTCCGAGCTCCAGTGCGCGTTGTGCGTGAATCTTTTCTGCCGTTAGAAAAATCTCCATCGCCTGTGCGCAGCCGACCAAGCGTGGGAGACGCTGGGTGCCGCCCCAGCCTGTCATAAGGCCCAACGCGGCGCCACGGTGTCCGAAGACGGCGTGCGGCGAAGCGATGCGGAAGCGGCAGGAGAGCGCGAGGTCGAAGCCACCTCCCATGCACCAGCCTTCCACCACAGCGCAGGTGAGCGCGGGGAAGTCCGCGACGGTCTGCATGAGGCGTTGGCCCATCATGGCGAAGTCTAAGGCGTCGTGGCCCCGCAGGGCATTGATCTCGTCGAGGTCGGCACCGACGGAGAAGAACTTGGGATTACCGCAAATCATCAGCGGCTGCCGCGGAAGGCCCAGCAGGGTTTCCGTCAGGTCTTGTACGCGTGCGCGTGAAAGTTTGTTGGTGCCGTCGTCGGATACCAGGCGAAGCAGCGTACAGCCTTCGAATGGTTCCGTCGTGCAATAGGTACTCAAGCCAGCTCGAAGCGTTCGGCGAGGCCGGTGCCGTCTTCAGTGAGTTCGAAGCCGCCAATACGGACGCCTTCGCCGACCAGGCGATGGGTTTCCGGATCGCGCGTGATCCGGCTGATCCACTGGTAGCCGATGTCGAAGTTGGTTGCCGTGAACCAGCGTTGTGGCAGGACCTCAACCAAGCCCGCGTGCGGATAGACGACATAAACCGCGGCGTGGGGATCTTCTTTTGCCTTCGCCGGATACGAGCTCACGAGGTGCATCTCCTTCACCTCGTGAAGCTCCGCAGGAAACTCGATACTGTGGGTGCCTTGCGGGAGCATGCCATCGAACTCGAAGTCGGCCACCGGTTCGGTGGCGGAGTAGATGCGTTCCGTGGACTGCTTGAACCAACCGGCAACGTTCTGGAAGTCGAAAGGCTTGAGCTTCTCGGCGTCGAACACAGCGATGCGGATGTATTTCCCTTGCGGGCACCATACGCCGAAGCGCGAGCCTTCGAGAGCGAACGGGCGTCCGTAGGTGTTGAGCGCCAAACGCGGTACGTCAGGCTCAGTAGAGAGCGTTAAAGAGACGAGGTAAGCGAGGGCACCTTCAGAGCCATGGAAATTCCAAACAAAAGTCTGGCCGGCAGCGCCGTGGAGGGCGGGGAAGGTTTCCCAGTACCAAGGCGCCGGGCCAACGGTTTGCTGCAGCAGGGAGCGCCGCCGCTGAATGTTTTCGTCCTCTGCCATGGAGAATTAGGCTGCCGGAACTCCGCGCGGGCGAACGTTGGATTGGATGAACTTGATGATGTCGTCCATCGGCGTGCCCGGCTGGAAAACCGCCGAGACGCCTATCTTCTTCAGGTTCTCGACATCAACGTCGGGGATGATGCCGCCGACAAGTAGCAGAACATCGTCCACTTTGTGCTGCTTGAGGAGGTCGTTTACGCGCGGCACGATTGCGTTGTGCGCGCCGCTCAGGATGGAGAGACCGATTACATCCACGTCCTCCTGCAACGCTGCGGTGACGATCATTTCCGGAGTCTGGCGCAGGCCAGTGTAGATGACTTCCATACCGGCGTCGCGGAGGGCGCGGGCGATGACTTTGGCGCCGCGGTCATGACCATCGAGGCCGGGTTTTGCTACTAAGACTCGAATCTTATGCTCAGCATCAGCCATAGAATTGCCTTAAAAAGTGCGTATTCAAAGCATGAAACAACGACAGCACTCATGATACGCGCATGAGACAAGGAACGGCAGTGCACGTTGTGGGGAACGCGCAGATGCGGGGGCCAATTCAGTACGAGGCCCAAATTAATGCATGTCGGTACACGTGATGATGCCTTGCCAGTTGTGGCGAACCTGTTTGGGATCGACGCAGGCGACCGGAGTTGGATCGGGGGCTTTGAAAATCGCTGTCGTCAAGTTGCCGGGATCCCAGGTGTACTCGGTATATACGCCGTCCTTGCCACGAACGAGGCCGCGGTAGGTTCTCGTTCCGTCGCCGGTATCAATCTCGAAAGTGGCATAGAAGGGTTTATCCGACGAGGAGGCCCCGTCGGCGCAGGAATTGCTGATGACGACTTTGGATAGCACATGCTGCCGCGGACAGACGGTGGCGTCGGGGTCGGCAACCTTGTTCTTTAACGTGCGATCAAGCTTGTCGCCGAACTGCTCGGTGTACATCTCTCCGAGGCGTTCGTCCGCGTGATAGTACTTGAAACTGAAGATGAGGCCGACAATTCCAATACCGAACAACCAAAACGCGAGCTTTCGCTTTGCAGCCAGTGTCATAGGAGGGTTCCAGGCAATGAGTGTCTCTGGCGGACGAATGGTAACGCACTGAGTCAAGTGGGGCTAGCAGAATGTGCAGGTTGCCCCGGTCGGCGAGGGACGCCCGACAACCTTTGAACACGAAGGGCACCATCACGAAGGAATTGAGGACGAAA
This window encodes:
- a CDS encoding enoyl-CoA hydratase/isomerase family protein, with the translated sequence MSTYCTTEPFEGCTLLRLVSDDGTNKLSRARVQDLTETLLGLPRQPLMICGNPKFFSVGADLDEINALRGHDALDFAMMGQRLMQTVADFPALTCAVVEGWCMGGGFDLALSCRFRIASPHAVFGHRGAALGLMTGWGGTQRLPRLVGCAQAMEIFLTAEKIHAQRALELGIVDVVSAEPYASATRFITAS
- a CDS encoding cobalamin B12-binding domain-containing protein, translated to MADAEHKIRVLVAKPGLDGHDRGAKVIARALRDAGMEVIYTGLRQTPEMIVTAALQEDVDVIGLSILSGAHNAIVPRVNDLLKQHKVDDVLLLVGGIIPDVDVENLKKIGVSAVFQPGTPMDDIIKFIQSNVRPRGVPAA